GATGTGGTTCATGGTGTCGACGATCGAGAGGCCAGCGGTCACGCTCCCTCCTGGTGAGTTTACGTAGAGGTAGATGTCTTTCTTTGGGTCTTCACTTTCAAGGAAGAGCAGCTGAGCGGTGATCAATCCAGCCATGTGGTCTTCGATAGGGCCAGTCACAAAGATAATGCGCTCCTTGAGGAGGCGAGAGAAGATATCGAACGCTCGTTCACCACCGACGGTCTTCTCGATCACCATCGGTACCAGTTGTGCTGCCGGAAGGTTGGTTTCTTTTTCGTTGTTCATAAAATTTCGGGTTTCAATGTGTTAGTACTTCGCAATCGTACTGAAAAATTGAGTAAAAGTAAAACCAGCCGCCGAGTGTTCTTCAGACACGGATCAAGTCCTATGCTCAGGCGTTTAGGATACGCCTTCCGCAATGTCCTCAAAACACTCGGCGGCTGGTTTTTACTGACCTACTTCTCCTCCAAACTCTTCATCACATCTTCATTGAGGAGAACTGATGCGACATAGAGTCGTACGCGGTGTTCATCAGCATCCTTGAAGCGTTCCATGAGCTCCTTGGTCTGTTCGTTCACTTTCTCAATATCAGGCACGATCTCTTCTTTCTTAGCGATCTCATTTAGAACGAGCTGCAGTTTTGCTCGCTTTTCTGCGGCTGGGGTCCATTCTTTCTTGAGGTCGTCACGAGTCTTCTTAATGTGGGCAAGGTAGTCTTCCATCTTGAGGTCAGCGCGTTTGATGTCTTCTTCCATCTGCGCAAACATTTGATTGATCTCTGAATCAATAAGGATCTGCGGGAGAATGATCTCGGTCTTGTCGATGATCGCGTCGGTGAGGTCGCCGCGGTGCTTGGTAGCGTTCTGTTGCTTCTTCTCGATCTCAAGGTGCTCACGAAGCTTTGTCTTGAAATCGTCAACCGTTTCAAATTGACCAGGCTGCCCAAGGGTTTTTACGTATTCGTCGGTGAGTTCTGGCAGTGGCGCATCTCCTTCGTCTTTCTTTTCCGCTTCTGGTTCCGCATTTTCATCTTGCTGCTTCTGCGCCAGTTCCTGCATGCGTTCGTAGGCACGCTTCTGCTTCTGGATCTCCTTGATCTTCTCAGTAACTTCTTCGTCAGCCACTTCGTCAGTCGGACGATTCTTATTGAGATCCTTGGCGATCTTTTCATATTCAGGAAGATCAAATTTTGGAATGACTGCCACGGTGACAGTGAAGCTGAGTGGATTCTCTGGAGCGATCTTGGTTACTTCGATCTGCGGGTGACCGATCACTTCAAGTTTGTGCTCTTCTACGATGTGTGGGTACGCGTGTGAGATTGCGCGTTCTGCCATCTCGCCGAGAATGGTCATTTCACCAAGGTGCTTTTCGAGTACTGGGGTAGGAACATGGCCCTTGCGGAAACCGTCGAGCTCTACGTTCTTCCCGAGTGCAACGAGTGCTGCTTTGCGTTCACTTAGAAGCTCAGCGTATGGGAGTTCGCCAGTGATCTTCACCATTGAACCGTCGAGTTCTTCGACGGTAAATGCTTTTTTAAAATCGACCTCGTGGGTATGAGAATGTGATTGTGACATAGTGTCCGCCAGTGTACGTAACTTTGACGAAATTGCAACCGGTGGAGGACGTAAAAGGCCGGCCCCGAAGGGGCCGGCCTTCATACACCTCACATCTTCTATTGTCCTTCGAGTGCCGCATCTAGTTCGGCATCGATAGCATCAAGTTCAGCATCAAGACTGTCTAGATCGGTCGATTCGAGATCTGCTTCGATCGCGCTGATCTCGTCTGAAGTGCTAACAGTTGTGAGAACTTCAGTTTGTGCTTCTGCGGTCGTGCTTTCTGGTTCGTTGTTTTCTTCTGGAGTTGGGCGTTCTACTACTGGTGCAACTGGCGCTGGAGCTGGCTGGTTCATAGTGCTGAGCCAGTAGTACATACCACCGAGGATCACAATGAGTAGCGCCACCAGCATAGCGAGGATCGGTCCGGTGACCATGCTCTTTTCAGCAGCTTGTCCTACCTCAGTCGCGTCAGTGTTTTCAGGCATCTTCATGACTTCGCCTTCGTAGTGTGGAGTTTGGATGTCGTTTTGTTCTTCATTCATGGTGTTGATTTGTTATGTTGCTACTCAGCTTCTTCTGAATCAGGTGTACTAGAGCCAGCGTTGGCACGTACTGCATTGCTGACGCCTTGTCCGAGCTCAGCGGCCGCGGCTGCTTCCTTTAAGGCTGCCACGGTAGCGCGGAGTTCCGTCTGAGCGGTCTTGAGGTGGTCTCGAACGGTAGTGATGATCTCGCGGACGGTCTCCCAGGCAACGCGGACATCCTCTGAACCAACCGCCTCTGCGACTGCTTCGTCGATACCGGCGATCGCGTCAGCAGCAGCATCAACTGAGAGTTGGGCTGAAGCGAGGGCAGCTTCTGCTTCGCTCGTATCGACTCCAAGTTCATCGAGCTTCTCAATGCGTGAGGCGAGTCGATCAATGATGTTCTGGATGCGCGCGATCGCTGCGTCGATCCGGTTACTCATGTTGGCAGCGAGGTTGGTCACTCGTTCTTGTACTCGCTCTTGGAGCTGAGCCCGACGTTCCTCCATATTTTGCTGCACTTCCTCACGCTTTTCTTGCAGCTGTTCTTTGCGAGCTTCGGTAGTGCTGGCAAGTTCCTCGCGACGTTCTTCCATTTCAGCTTTGCGCTCTTCCATATTCTCTTGGAATTCCTCACGTCGATCCTCCATGTTTGCCTCAAACTGAGCACGACGTTCTGCAGCAGGTGAGTTGAGTGCCGGTGGGTTATCTTCTGGCCCAGTGTAATCCGTGTCACTAGTGTTCTCTTGCGCAAGTGCTAGTGCAGCGCCTGCAAACAGAGCGAGAAAGACCACGTGCGTCACAATAATATGTGTAATTGCTTTCATATATAACAAACCTTCATAAATATGCCCATGAACAGGCATCCCTACTTGTATTCTTAAAGTATAGCGCCGCTCGGGCGGATGCCCGAGCGGCGCTATACACACCTCGCCCAAAAACCCTTGTTTTACTTCAAAAATACTGTTTGCATGCTATAATCCGCTGCATAAAACCCATAAATATCATGACAGATTACAACAAACTCTATACTCCAGGAGATCTCGAAAATGGCCTTATCAATACGGTAGTAGAGATTCCAAAAGGGTCGATGCTAAAAGTTGAGTACAACCGTGAGAAGTGCACCTTTGAGCTTGACCGAGTAGAGCCTGAGATCTTCGCCAAGCCAACCAACTATGGCTTCATTCCAGGTACTCTCGACGAAGATGGTGATGAGCTCGATACATTGCTCGTGTGTCCAGAAGAAATTCCACTCGGCGTGGTGGTAGAGGCGCGAATCATTGGTGTTCTCAACTTCGAAGATGATGGCGAGATGGACCACAAGGTTATCTGTGTTCCAGCTGACGAGCGCGATAGCGGCAATGCGATCCAATCGCTTGAAGACCTCCCAGAACAGTGGAAGCGCAAGGTGGAGTACCACTTCAATACCTACAAAGACCTTAAGAAGCCAGGTACGACTAAAGTGCTCGGCTACGGTGACGCAAAGGAAGCAGTAGCGGTGATCGAGGATTGTATTAAGCGGTTTGGTGAGCAGTAGTCTCACTTAAGTAGAGTAAAAGCGGCGGGGTCACTTCGTGACCCCGCCGCTTTTACCTTGAAAAATCAGCCAAATTCAGGCATCCTGCAGGTAGTCGTACAACTCTGCAAAGCGAGGAAAAGCTGATGGGTAAGAAGTGTACAAAACTTGGGAAAAAGGTTTATGAACTCACGAAGGGAGCTTCGTCGGATTCAGATGTGAGTCAGGTCAACGATATTCTCGAGACCTGCGCAGATGATGATGAATCCCGTGTGATTCGGTGGGCACTGAAGGCACTCGGTCCAAAGGGCAAGAAAAAACTTGGTCCATTTGCTAAACGTGCTTTGATGGAGTTTTTGACGCATCATCAAGTCAGCTTGACCAGCAAACAACGTAAGCGATTTGAGGAAAGAAAGTTTGATCTACCAAAAGAGCTTCGGTTGCAGTTTGGGGTCAAGCGGAGTTCAAAATGAACAAACAGCGGCACAGCCGCTGTTTTTTTATATATAAAAGGCCGGCCCCGAAGGGCCGGCACTTTTTGTATGTTGTATTATTTAATCCTTCTTTTCTTCTTCTGCCTTCTCAATTTCCTCTACAATTTCTTCATCTACCGCTGGAGCTAACTCTTCCTCTGCTTCTTCTGGAGTATCAATCTCGTCTTCTTCATCAGCACCAGTATCATCGCGGTCGCTGGTCTCGTCTACTTCCTCGAGGACTTCCTCAATGTCTGGCTTGGTGGTAGTAGCGTCTTCGTTCTCAAGTGCATCATCGTCACTACCAGCCGCGGTGTCGATCGGTGCTTCAAGATCTACCTCACCGTCTGCATCTGCTTCAGCGAGATCTTCTCCGGTAGCAGCCGAAACGATATCGATCTTCCAGCCAGTAAGCTTGGCAGCGAGGCGAACGTTTTGTCCACCACGGCCGATCGCAAGTGATTGCTGGTCTGGAGCCACTTCAGCGACCGCGTGTCCACGTTCGTGTTCCTCTTCATTTGGTTCAGATTCGATGGTGATACCAAGCACTTGGGCTGGTGAAAGCGCATCCTCAATGAATTCGTCGATCTCTGGTGACCATTCAATAATATCGATCTTTTCACCACCGAGTTCGCTCATGACAGTCGATACACGAACGCCGCGTTGTCCCACAAGAGAACCAACTGGGTCGATGTGATCATCATGTGCGTATACAGCGATCTTGCTGCGAGCACCAGCTTCGCGGGCGACTGCCTTCACTTCCACGGCCCCGGTCTGAAGCTCTGGAGCTTCAACAGTAAAGAGGGCCACCAAGAAGTCTGGGTGTGAACGTGATAGCTTAAGGAAGATACCTCGTGGAGTCTCTTCAACCGCTAGCAAGATAGCACGTAGTCTTTCTCCTGGTTTGAATCGTTCACCGGGAATTTGCTCTTCGTACGGCATGATCGCAGTGACACGACCAAGATCGACGTACAGATTACCGCGTTCAAAGCGCTGCACGTGGCCGATCACGATATCGCCAGCTTTCTGACCGAATTCTGCGAGGGCTGATTCTTTTTCTGCCTCACGGATCTTTTGCATGATCACCTGCTTCGCGGTCTGAGCTGCGATACGACCAAAATCATCCTTACTTTCAAGCGGGAACACGAGTTCTTCGCCAAGTTCAACATCCTTCTTGATCATCTTTGCAGTGTTGATCATGATGTGCTTCTCTTCGTCGAAACGTACTCGTGTATCCTCTTCTTCGCCTTCTACCGGTTCCTCCTCCTCTACTTCGATCGGATTGCCATCTTCATCGAGTTCTGGTTCAGGCTTCAGCATGCTCTCATCAACCACGATCTTGATCTGGTTGAAGACAGTTGCGCCTGTTTCCATGTCAAATTTACACGTGATGATCTGTCCACGCTTTCCAAATTCTTTCTTGTATGCAGTCGCCAGTGATTGCTCGATCGCGTCGATCATGCGTGCGCGTGGAATTCCACGCTCTTCTTCCATTTCTCCGAGGACTGAGTTAATTACTTTAAGGTCAAACATTGTATTGTTTATTACGTGTCGCATCATGACTTGTGCCATGCAATACCACACTAGTTTATTAAATTGTTATGTGTGGCGGCGGTTTTGCGGGCTCTGCCCAGCAAAACCGCCGCCTTCCTACGAAAGCTGCTCGGCCGAAGGCCGAGCAGTCATTCATCAGATATCGAGAGTATACCTGGCTGCTTGAAAAAGTCAAAAGACAGCGTATGTATTGACAATATGAATTTTTATGCTATTTTAAAAAGGTAACTTTGTACAACCAAACCTGTCTCTAATAGAGGAGAAAGAAACATGGAAGCACTACCGATGAAAGTGGTTCGGGTTCAAGGCATAAGCCTTAAGACGGTCACTACTCAGGATGCGCTCAATCACATACTGGCGATAGAATTTTCGCAGGGAGTGAGTATCGGTTCTCC
Above is a window of Candidatus Nomurabacteria bacterium DNA encoding:
- a CDS encoding inorganic diphosphatase, which gives rise to MTDYNKLYTPGDLENGLINTVVEIPKGSMLKVEYNREKCTFELDRVEPEIFAKPTNYGFIPGTLDEDGDELDTLLVCPEEIPLGVVVEARIIGVLNFEDDGEMDHKVICVPADERDSGNAIQSLEDLPEQWKRKVEYHFNTYKDLKKPGTTKVLGYGDAKEAVAVIEDCIKRFGEQ
- the nusA gene encoding transcription termination/antitermination protein NusA, with translation MAQVMMRHVINNTMFDLKVINSVLGEMEEERGIPRARMIDAIEQSLATAYKKEFGKRGQIITCKFDMETGATVFNQIKIVVDESMLKPEPELDEDGNPIEVEEEEPVEGEEEDTRVRFDEEKHIMINTAKMIKKDVELGEELVFPLESKDDFGRIAAQTAKQVIMQKIREAEKESALAEFGQKAGDIVIGHVQRFERGNLYVDLGRVTAIMPYEEQIPGERFKPGERLRAILLAVEETPRGIFLKLSRSHPDFLVALFTVEAPELQTGAVEVKAVAREAGARSKIAVYAHDDHIDPVGSLVGQRGVRVSTVMSELGGEKIDIIEWSPEIDEFIEDALSPAQVLGITIESEPNEEEHERGHAVAEVAPDQQSLAIGRGGQNVRLAAKLTGWKIDIVSAATGEDLAEADADGEVDLEAPIDTAAGSDDDALENEDATTTKPDIEEVLEEVDETSDRDDTGADEEDEIDTPEEAEEELAPAVDEEIVEEIEKAEEEKKD